The genomic segment CAGAGATTATTAATGGAACGATCTATATCGTATTCCACGATTCCTTCATTACCTGTGACTTGCGTATTATCTAATGCCATGAGTACGGCTTTATAGCTTGAGTTTACACTTGTCGAAACTTTCATGGCACAGCTATTGGCTGCACCATCACAAATAATTCCACTAATATCGCCAATCATGTTGCTGATAGCCATGCTGATAGACTCAAATCGACCTGAAAGCAGCCAAGCTATTCCCGCACAACTTCCCATTGCTGCAGTCGTTGCAGCACAAAGTGCAGATAATCTAGGTAATTTACTGTGAATATAAATTGCCATTAGATGTGATAAGAATAGAGCACGGATACGCTGTTCTTTGGTTGCGTCAATATGGCGAGCAACAACCACGACTGGCATAGTTGCTGTAATACCTTGATTACCAGATCCTGAATTGCTCATTGCAGGCAAATTAGCACCACCCATACGTGCATCAGATGCTGCAGTAGTTTCAATGATGATACGATTAAGTAAGTCATCACTAAGTAACCCTAATCCAATTTGTTTTTGTAAAGTTCGACCAATATGTAAGCCATAATCTTTACTGAGCCCTTCTTTTGATAAGCGGCTATTGAGTTTTGCTGCTTCATCAATGAAATGAATTTTTTCTAAGGCAACACACATTGAAAAATCAAAAATATCTTGGGCAGATAATGTTTGGAAAATAGAGAAGTCGTTATTCATTTCCACTGCGCATGGTATGCTTAAAATCGTGATGCCATTTTTTTCAATATAAATAACATTAGTATGGTGTGCAGCAATGCGTACACGAACAGTATCATTTTGATAAAATAAAGTTGCTTCAGAATATAAAATATGCTCAGTCTCGAAAATTGAAACTGTCACTTTTTTTTCTGATAATAGCATTTTAGCCCGTTCAACTTGTTTATCTGTGATATGTTTTAATACTTCTAGGCCTGCACTTGGTTCTCCTCCAATAGCGCCGATTGCAGCTGCCATATCTAGCCCTACGGTGCCTGTTCCAGGCACAGTGACTCCCATACCATTTTTCATTAAGTTAGGTGAGACTTTAGCTTCAATACGTTCGGGTTCATGTCCTAAATATTGTCGTGCTACAGCAGATGCTAATGCAAGAGAAATTGGTTCCGTGCAACCTAAAGCAGGTATTACTTCTTGTGCTACGGTAGCTAAAATGGCTTGTTCTAATTTTTCACAACGAATATCCATAAATGGCTAATTCCTTATCTCTGACAATATTTCTCTTAGTTAGCAAAAGTATTACATTGTGTTGGATCGCCTGTTTGTAAGCCACGTTTGAACCAAGCTAAACGCTGGGCTGATGTGCCATGTGTGAAACTATCGGGTACTGCGTAACCTTGACTGCGTTTTTGTAAACGATCGTCGCCTACTGCTTCAGCCGCATTAAATGCTTCTTCCAAATCTCCAGTTTCCAGTAAATTATTTTTTGCCGCTTGATAGCCCCAAACACCGGCAAAACAGTCCGCCTGCAATTCTAATTTGACAGAAAGCGCATTGGCTTGGCTACTTCGTTTTTGTTGTTCTGTCGTGATTTTAGGAAGAATACCCAGTAAGTTTTGCACATGGTGTCCCACTTCATGCGCAATAACATAAGCAAAAGCGGTATCACCTGATGCGCCAAGTTGTTTTTTCATATCTTCATAGAAAGATAAGTCTAAATAGACAGTGCGATCGCTAGGACAATAGAATGGTCCCATGGCGGATTGACCTGTTCCGCAAGCTGTTGGTGTTGCTCCGTTATAAATTGCCATTTTAGGTGCGGGATAACGCTGACCACTACGTGCAAAATAAGTTTGCCATGTATTTTCCGTATCTTTTAATACGACGCTAGATAATTGATAAAGTTGATCTTCTTCCTGTTTACTGAGACTTGAAGTGCTATTCCCCATGCCAAGGTCACTGCCTCCAACCAAACCGGATAAATCCACACCATAATATGAACCAATTAATAGCACGATAAAACCGAGTACACCGCCCATTTTTTTACCACCGCCTAAACCGCCAGAACGCGAGCCGCGACGGTCTTCTATATTCGTACTTTGTTCACGCCCTTGCCAACGCATAATGTTTTCCTTTATAGACTTTAAAATTGCCGTTATTTTACAATGTATTTCAGAGAACGTAAAATTCTGTTAAAATCCCGACCGCGCTCTATTTATCTTATAGCGCGATTCTTTTAACTTGTGGTTCGCAATCTATCCCACACAAAAAAACTAGGAAAATGATGAAAATATTAAACCCCAACAACAACCGAAAAGTGGTTGTGATTCATTCCGGTGGGCAAGATTCCACCACTTGTTTACTCCTTGCCATTAAAGAATATGGTGTTGAGAATGTTCATGCGATGACTTTCAAATATGGTCAGCGCCACTCTATCGAACTCGAAAAAGCTAAATGGATTTGCCAAGATTTAGGTGTGAATCACCATATTTTGGATATGTCGGCTATGCAAGTGTTTGCGCCTAATGCCATGATGAATGAAACGGAAATTAAAACGGGCGAAAATGGTGTACCAAATACTTTAGTGGACGGGCGCAATGCCTTGTTTTTACTCTATGCGGCAATTTATGCTAAAAGCCAAGGTATGACGGACATTATGACTGGTGTGTGTGAAACCGATTTTAGCGGTTATCCTGATTGCCGTGATGTGTTTATTAAATCGATGAACGTGACATTAAATCTCGCTATGGATTATAACTTTAATATTCGCACGCCATTGATGTATTTAACTAAAGCGCAAACTTGGCAATTAGCGGATGAACTGGGTCGTTTAGATTATGTTCGTGAACATACGCACACTTGTTATATGGGCGTGGAAGGTGGTTGCGGTCAGTGCCCAAGTTGTATTTTGCGTGAAAAAGGGCTGGAAGAATATTTAGAACAGAAAAGTGCGGTGAAAAATGTTTAAGGTTTCCAAAGAATTTAGTTTTGATATGGCGCATATTTTGGACGGCCATGACGGCAAATGCCAAAATTTACATGGTCATACTTATAAGCTCCAAGTGGAAGTGAGTGGCAATTTAGTGACAGAAGGCGCTAAAAAAGGCATGGTGGTGGATTTTACGGATGTAAAAAGCATTGTAAAAGACGCTATTTTAGACCCGATGGATCACGCTTTTATCTATGACACAACGAGCGAACGTGAATGTAAAATTGCAGCGTTGTTGAATGAACTCAATTCAAAGACTTTTGGTATTCCCGTGCGGACGACTGCCGAAGAAATGGCACGTTTTATGTTTAACTGTTTAAAAGACAAACTGCCTATTTCGGCGATCCGTTTGTGGGAAACACCAACCTCGTTTTGTGAGTATCGTGAATGAGTTCGTTAATTAACGAGCCAAGTTTTCCCATTGTGGAAATTTTTGAAAGTCTGCAAGGTGAAGGTGCCAATACGGGGATGCCAAGCATTTTCGTCCGTTTTGGAAAGTGCAATTTAGCTTGCCCGTGGTGTGACACACCTTACAATGAATTTGAATCCTGGACTTTAAGCCAAATTTTGGCGAAAATGCGGTCATTTTCAGCGAAGAGTGTGATTATTACTGGCGGGGAACCGACCATTCATCCGAAAATTGTGTTATTGCTAGATATACTCAAAAAAGACGGTTATTTTCTCGCCATTGAAACCAACGGATTAAAAGAAATTCCGCCACAAATTGATTATATCGCTACTAGCCCTAAAGCCATGTATGTGGAAAAATATCAACGCCGTTGTATCAAAAAAGCCAATGAAGTTCGTGTCGTTATGGACGCGCAGGCTGAAGCGTTTTGCGAATTCATTGAAGGGAAAATTAACGCAGATTATTATTTTTTAAGCCCTTGTGAAGTTGGTGGCAAAATGAACTTGCACGAAACTATCACTTTACTTGGACGACTGAATAGCCGCGCCAATAAACCCAAGTGGTTACTGAGTATTCAGACGCATAAATTGATTGGAATTGAGTAAAACACCAAACAAAACGACCGCACTTAGTTAAAAGTACGGTCGTTTGGATTGTAGAATAAAATGAAGAGATAAGATAAATTTTTTAAAGTCCAGGGGCTTTCCATAATGATGTTGTTAAGCCTTTATCAACAAGATGTAGTTGCTGATGATAAATATCTAGCCATTTTTCTTTATGTTTTTGATATAAAATGTGATTCTCTTCGTTTGGTATGTGTTGTCGCTCAAATTTGACGAGTTCTTGACCAGTTTCTTGGAGTGATGAGTATAGCCCAACGCCTACGCCTGCTGCAATTGCACACCCTAATGCCGTTGCTTCTTTAACAACAGGGATATTTACGGTTAAACCTGTGACATCAGCTAGAATTTGGCTCCATAGTTTTCCTTTTGAGCCGCCTCCAGCGAAGACTACAGAAGTCAGATTAACGCCTGCAAATTTTTTTACTTGATCAAGGTTACAAGATGAAACAATAGCTGCATTTTCTTGCAATGCTCTGAAAAGTACGGCTTTATTACATTTGTTAGGATCTATAGATAAATTAATAAAAGATGGTGCGGCGTGATACCACGATTTAAAATGCATTGCGTCAGAAAAAATCGGGATAACATCGTTTGAACCTGCTGGCACTTTTTCTGCCATTTGTTCTAATAAAGTATAAGCATCAATGCCTAAGCGACTGGCAACCGCTTTTTCTTCTTCACAAAAAGCATCTCTGAACCATCGCATTGTTAAACCTGTGAAAAAGCTGATGGATTCAGCTTGTGCAAGCGGTGAGATAACGTGCGGATTTACCCTCACATTCATTTCTGGATCAGTAATTGGGTTTGGTAAATTTACAACTTGTTGCCAGAATGTTCCGCCGATGATTGCTGCTTGTTCTGGTTGAGTGATACCAAGTCCTAGACAACCTAATTGCACATCGCCCCCACCAACGATAACGGGTGTTCCTGCGATTAATCCTGTCTGTTGGGCGGTGAGTGCGGTGATTTCCCCTAATTTTTCACCAGTTTCCTTGACTGGGGGTAATATATCAGGATTTAGTCCCGCCATTTCCAATAATTCTTGATGCCATTG from the [Actinobacillus] rossii genome contains:
- a CDS encoding Serine dehydratase alpha chain, giving the protein MDIRCEKLEQAILATVAQEVIPALGCTEPISLALASAVARQYLGHEPERIEAKVSPNLMKNGMGVTVPGTGTVGLDMAAAIGAIGGEPSAGLEVLKHITDKQVERAKMLLSEKKVTVSIFETEHILYSEATLFYQNDTVRVRIAAHHTNVIYIEKNGITILSIPCAVEMNNDFSIFQTLSAQDIFDFSMCVALEKIHFIDEAAKLNSRLSKEGLSKDYGLHIGRTLQKQIGLGLLSDDLLNRIIIETTAASDARMGGANLPAMSNSGSGNQGITATMPVVVVARHIDATKEQRIRALFLSHLMAIYIHSKLPRLSALCAATTAAMGSCAGIAWLLSGRFESISMAISNMIGDISGIICDGAANSCAMKVSTSVNSSYKAVLMALDNTQVTGNEGIVEYDIDRSINNLCNIASRSMQYTDKQVIEIMVNKPKLN
- a CDS encoding Predicted metalloprotease, coding for MRWQGREQSTNIEDRRGSRSGGLGGGKKMGGVLGFIVLLIGSYYGVDLSGLVGGSDLGMGNSTSSLSKQEEDQLYQLSSVVLKDTENTWQTYFARSGQRYPAPKMAIYNGATPTACGTGQSAMGPFYCPSDRTVYLDLSFYEDMKKQLGASGDTAFAYVIAHEVGHHVQNLLGILPKITTEQQKRSSQANALSVKLELQADCFAGVWGYQAAKNNLLETGDLEEAFNAAEAVGDDRLQKRSQGYAVPDSFTHGTSAQRLAWFKRGLQTGDPTQCNTFAN
- the queC gene encoding exsB protein, coding for MKILNPNNNRKVVVIHSGGQDSTTCLLLAIKEYGVENVHAMTFKYGQRHSIELEKAKWICQDLGVNHHILDMSAMQVFAPNAMMNETEIKTGENGVPNTLVDGRNALFLLYAAIYAKSQGMTDIMTGVCETDFSGYPDCRDVFIKSMNVTLNLAMDYNFNIRTPLMYLTKAQTWQLADELGRLDYVREHTHTCYMGVEGGCGQCPSCILREKGLEEYLEQKSAVKNV
- the queD gene encoding putative 6-pyruvoyl tetrahydropterin synthase translates to MFKVSKEFSFDMAHILDGHDGKCQNLHGHTYKLQVEVSGNLVTEGAKKGMVVDFTDVKSIVKDAILDPMDHAFIYDTTSERECKIAALLNELNSKTFGIPVRTTAEEMARFMFNCLKDKLPISAIRLWETPTSFCEYRE
- the queE gene encoding radical SAM domain-containing protein — its product is MSSLINEPSFPIVEIFESLQGEGANTGMPSIFVRFGKCNLACPWCDTPYNEFESWTLSQILAKMRSFSAKSVIITGGEPTIHPKIVLLLDILKKDGYFLAIETNGLKEIPPQIDYIATSPKAMYVEKYQRRCIKKANEVRVVMDAQAEAFCEFIEGKINADYYFLSPCEVGGKMNLHETITLLGRLNSRANKPKWLLSIQTHKLIGIE
- the lsrK gene encoding carbohydrate kinase FGGY, with the protein product MSGTTYLMALDAGTGSIRAVIFDIEGNQISTSQKEWTHLFDPNIPGSMEFDLNKNWQLATACIKEALEKSHISPHQIAAISSCSMREGIVLYDQHKTPIWACGNVDARAIEEVIELKTLYNKTFESQVYHISGQTLALSALPRLLWLAHHKSELYRQAKYISMISDWLGFMLSGELAVEPSNAGKTGMLNLSTRQWHQELLEMAGLNPDILPPVKETGEKLGEITALTAQQTGLIAGTPVIVGGGDVQLGCLGLGITQPEQAAIIGGTFWQQVVNLPNPITDPEMNVRVNPHVISPLAQAESISFFTGLTMRWFRDAFCEEEKAVASRLGIDAYTLLEQMAEKVPAGSNDVIPIFSDAMHFKSWYHAAPSFINLSIDPNKCNKAVLFRALQENAAIVSSCNLDQVKKFAGVNLTSVVFAGGGSKGKLWSQILADVTGLTVNIPVVKEATALGCAIAAGVGVGLYSSLQETGQELVKFERQHIPNEENHILYQKHKEKWLDIYHQQLHLVDKGLTTSLWKAPGL